The genomic region ATTGCTCATCCCGTCAAGATACCGACGGTATGTGAATGTGTCACTGCGGGTGTCACATGTCGCTCGTCACGCCGCTGGGCTCATGGTGCGGGGTCGACCCGCTGCCGGACTCCGGGGTCGAGCGTCTCGGCGAGAGCGAGGTAGTGCTCGCGCTGGGCGGGGTAGTAGTCGTCCCAGTCGACGTCCGTCGCGACGCCGCCGTCCTCGGCGACCACGAGCCGGTCGAGGTAGTAGTCCCAGCCCGGTCCGGTGTTCTCGATCGTCGCCACGTCGTCGATGACCTGGCTCATGGTCAGCGTCGTGACGCCGTCGTCTTCGGTGAGCTCGAGCGTGAGGTACCAGGAGCCGAAGTCGTCGACGGCCTCCACGCGCAGCAGCCGCGGCCGGTCGCACTCCGGCACGTCGAACCGCGCCTCCGGTACGTCCTCGCCCTCGGCGGTCATCGTGAACATCACGAACCCGTCGGCGGGGTCGCCGGTCCAGGTACCGATCCAGCGGGCCAGGCGGTCGGACTCGGTGACTGCGGCCCAGACGTCATCGATCGGGGCACGGAAGGTCCGCTGCCAGGTGACGCAGTCGCGGTCGGCGCGGCGGGTCAGGAATCCGGTGGGGGTGGCGCTCATGCGATCTCCTCGTGCTGGGTGGTCGGGGCGGTTCGACGTCGCTCGCGGGACGTGCGGCGCACCTCGGTCTCGAGGGCGTCGAGGGCGGACTCGGGAATCGGGGGACGTCGCTCGAGCGACGCCACGAAGGTGCGCACCTCGGTGAGGGCCTGCGGCCGGAGGCGGTAGTGGCGCTCGCGACCGAGGTCGTCGGCCTCGACGAGTCCTGCCTCGGTCAGCACCTTGAGGTGGCGACTGATCGCGGGGCGCGAGACGGGGTGCTCGGCGGCGAGGTCGATCACGCGCACGGGACCGGCAGCGAGCCGGGTCAGCAGCTCGCGACGCAGCGGGTCCGCTAGCGCGGCGAAGACGTCCATCACTGAAAGGTAACTCTTTCGTTACCAATCAGGCAAGCACTAGTTTGAGGGGATGAGCGCACTGCCCTTCGTCTCCGACACCTTCGACCCCGACGCCTGGGACGAGGTGCCGGGCTTCGACGGCCTCACCGACCTGACCTACCACCGGGCGAAGGCCCATGGCACCGTCCGCGTGGCGTTCGACCGCCCCGACGTGCTCAACGCCTTCCGCCCGAACACGGTCGACGAGCTGCTGCGGGTCATGGAGCACGCGCGCACGTCCGCCGACGTCGGGTGCGTGCTGCTCACGGGCAACGGGCCGAGCGAGAAGAACGGCAAGCACTCGTTCTGCACCGGCGGCGACCAGCGCATCCGCGGCCGCGCCGGCTACCAGTACGAGGACGTCACCGCCACGAGCGGTGACACCGGCGCCGAGGAGCCGAGCCCCATCGACAAGGCGAAGCTGGCGCGGCTGCACATCCTGGAGGTGCAGCGCCTGATCCGCTTCATGCCGAAGGTCGTCATCTGCGTCGTGCCCGGCTGGGCGGCCGGCGGCGGTCACAGCCTCCACGTCGTCGCCGACCTCACGCTGGCGAGCGCCGAGCACGCCCGCTTCAAGCAGACCGACGCCGACGTCGGCAGCTTCGACGGCGGGTTCGGCTCGGCCTACCTCGCCCGACAGGCGGGCCAGAAGTTCGCCCGCGAGATCTTCTTCCTCGGCCAGGAGTACTCCGCGGCCGACGGAGTCGCGATGGGCGCCGTCAACCGCGCGATCCCGCACGCCGAGCTCGAGGCCACGGCGCTGGAGTGGGGCCGCCTGATCAACGGCAAGAGCCCGACCGCGCAGCGCATGCTCAAGTACTCGTTCAACATGATCGACGACGGCCTCGTGGGCCAGCAGGTGCTGATGGGCGAGACCACTCGCCTGGCCTACATGACCGACGAGGCGCAGGAGGGCCGCGACCAGTTCCTGGAGAAGCGCGACCCGGACTGGTCGCCCTTCCCCTGGTACTACTGAGCCTGGCCGAGGCCCCTGCTGATCACCCAGCGTCCGTTTGGACTCCCGCTGCGGGGGTACGACACCCGATCATGACCCCACGGGTCGTTCGCAGGGGACAGGAGCACGAGATGGCCAAGCACGTCGATCCCACGCCGGATCACGACGAGGTACCCCCGACCGACGGGCGGGACCACGACCGCGACGGCCGGCGCGACATCGCCCATGACCGCGGGCTGGTCGCCGGCGAGGCCCGGGCCCGCGACAAGTTCGGCGGCCTCAACCTCGGCTCGGCGTTCTTCGGCTGGATCGTCGCGATCGGCGTGGCGGTGCTGCTCGCCGGCATCGTCGGCGCGGTGCTCACCGCCCTCGACTC from Aeromicrobium sp. Sec7.5 harbors:
- a CDS encoding ArsR/SmtB family transcription factor; protein product: MDVFAALADPLRRELLTRLAAGPVRVIDLAAEHPVSRPAISRHLKVLTEAGLVEADDLGRERHYRLRPQALTEVRTFVASLERRPPIPESALDALETEVRRTSRERRRTAPTTQHEEIA
- a CDS encoding SRPBCC family protein; translation: MSATPTGFLTRRADRDCVTWQRTFRAPIDDVWAAVTESDRLARWIGTWTGDPADGFVMFTMTAEGEDVPEARFDVPECDRPRLLRVEAVDDFGSWYLTLELTEDDGVTTLTMSQVIDDVATIENTGPGWDYYLDRLVVAEDGGVATDVDWDDYYPAQREHYLALAETLDPGVRQRVDPAP
- a CDS encoding 1,4-dihydroxy-2-naphthoyl-CoA synthase, coding for MSALPFVSDTFDPDAWDEVPGFDGLTDLTYHRAKAHGTVRVAFDRPDVLNAFRPNTVDELLRVMEHARTSADVGCVLLTGNGPSEKNGKHSFCTGGDQRIRGRAGYQYEDVTATSGDTGAEEPSPIDKAKLARLHILEVQRLIRFMPKVVICVVPGWAAGGGHSLHVVADLTLASAEHARFKQTDADVGSFDGGFGSAYLARQAGQKFAREIFFLGQEYSAADGVAMGAVNRAIPHAELEATALEWGRLINGKSPTAQRMLKYSFNMIDDGLVGQQVLMGETTRLAYMTDEAQEGRDQFLEKRDPDWSPFPWYY